A genomic segment from Yimella sp. cx-51 encodes:
- a CDS encoding NAD(P)/FAD-dependent oxidoreductase: protein MSTSGVDHDLVVVGAGFSGIAMTIAARAAGRDVLVLEKADEIGGTWRDNRYPGVACDVESHLYSYSFELNPDWSRAYAPGDEIQDYLLYVVEKYGVRPHVRFGTTVQQAWWDADHQRWEVAFGTGNTLETVTCRDLVLAVGSLHTPVAPHIDGLELFAGEVMHTATWSPGTSVLGKRVGVIGTGASAVQVIPALAEEASTLTVFQRTPTWVLPKNDHEIPESTSERYERHPALMKAQRAKIRAANETRALGFTKQPALLKAVSLRARAHLRSAISDPQLRAALTPDYTMGCKRIPLSDNYFQALARRNVRLQTAPIAYADEAGIVTQDGSHHGLDLLVLATGFDPVQSWKDTNVYGLGHASLSQRFEDGVDSYYGVTVPDFPNLFLLLGPNAELGHTSVLLMMEAQVELIMKLLAERDRRGASMVAVRPQVVPAFMAEIDRRSERSVWQQGGCHSWYLDAHGANRTLWPGTVGEFERRVTNPEWVDYEFTS, encoded by the coding sequence GTGAGCACGTCCGGGGTCGATCACGATCTCGTCGTCGTCGGTGCGGGCTTCTCCGGCATCGCCATGACGATCGCGGCCCGCGCAGCCGGACGCGATGTGCTGGTGCTGGAGAAGGCCGATGAGATCGGCGGCACCTGGCGCGACAACCGCTATCCCGGCGTCGCCTGCGATGTCGAGAGTCACCTCTACTCCTACTCCTTCGAGCTCAACCCCGACTGGTCGCGCGCGTACGCACCCGGCGACGAGATCCAGGACTACCTGCTCTATGTGGTGGAGAAGTACGGCGTGCGGCCCCACGTCCGCTTCGGCACAACGGTGCAACAGGCATGGTGGGACGCCGACCACCAGCGTTGGGAGGTCGCGTTCGGCACGGGGAACACCCTCGAAACAGTCACCTGCCGCGACCTGGTGCTCGCGGTCGGCTCGCTGCACACGCCGGTCGCACCGCACATCGACGGTCTTGAGTTGTTCGCCGGTGAGGTGATGCACACCGCAACGTGGAGCCCCGGGACGTCCGTGCTGGGCAAGCGGGTGGGCGTGATCGGCACCGGCGCGAGCGCGGTGCAGGTGATCCCCGCGCTCGCCGAGGAAGCATCCACCCTCACCGTCTTCCAGCGCACACCCACCTGGGTGCTGCCCAAGAACGATCACGAGATTCCCGAATCGACCTCGGAGCGATACGAACGTCACCCTGCGCTGATGAAGGCACAGCGGGCCAAGATCCGCGCCGCCAACGAGACCCGCGCCCTGGGTTTCACCAAGCAGCCCGCACTGCTGAAGGCGGTCAGCCTGCGCGCCCGCGCGCACCTGCGGTCGGCTATCTCCGATCCGCAACTGCGGGCCGCACTCACGCCCGACTACACGATGGGCTGCAAACGGATTCCGCTGTCGGACAACTATTTCCAGGCACTTGCTCGGCGCAATGTGCGCCTGCAAACGGCGCCGATCGCGTACGCCGACGAGGCCGGCATCGTCACCCAGGACGGTTCGCACCACGGTCTCGACCTGCTGGTGCTGGCCACCGGCTTCGACCCGGTGCAGTCGTGGAAGGACACCAATGTCTACGGGCTGGGTCACGCCTCGCTGAGCCAGCGCTTCGAGGACGGCGTCGACAGCTACTACGGCGTCACAGTGCCCGACTTCCCCAACCTCTTCCTCCTGCTCGGGCCCAACGCCGAACTCGGTCACACCTCAGTGCTGCTGATGATGGAGGCGCAGGTCGAGCTGATCATGAAGCTGCTGGCCGAGCGCGACCGGCGTGGTGCCTCGATGGTCGCCGTCCGACCGCAGGTCGTGCCCGCCTTCATGGCCGAGATCGACCGCCGCAGCGAACGCAGTGTGTGGCAGCAGGGCGGATGCCACAGCTGGTACCTCGATGCGCACGGCGCCAATCGCACGCTGTGGCCGGGCACGGTCGGCGAGTTCGAGCGTCGGGTGACCAACCCGGAATGGGTCGACTACGAGTTCACCAGCTGA